One genomic region from Bacteroidota bacterium encodes:
- a CDS encoding N-6 DNA methylase: MTVKDLVKKYNSNRKTYLKASYNETQLRTDFLDPFFELLGWDIKNSEGKPTNEREVLLEEGLKADATANTKKPDYTFRLFSERKFFLEAKKPNVKIEKDNDPAKQVRRYGFTAKLKISVLSNFEYLAIYECSKKVEKDDSVSKSRINIYHYTEYESAFEEIKKQLSHQVVYNGEFDETWKSIEEQLKLSSVDSLFLTQINDWRIILGKEIYSHKLDVSIEELNDIVQSYINSIIFLRVCEDRNLETYKTLLNFADKNDFNSLIEKFKEADKKYNAGLFNYTLTKEIISNNSSAFWTIIEHLYFPESSYSFSVFSSDILGNIYEIFLGEQLTIENSRILLKKKPENIDRDIVTTPMFIIQDILRQTVVKYCEGKTDIEILNSSFADIACGSGAFLLETYQLLQDTLVDYYLQNDTNKLIQTSIETFTLPFEINKAILENCIYGIDKDYNAVEACKFGLLLKLLENEDNSTISIPALPSLENIQFGNSLIDSSITTKKNQDKINPFDFGKTKFDVIIGNPPYMATEHMKQFTPLELPLYKKHYSSSYKQFDKYFLFIERGLDLLKPKGYFGYIVPSKFTKVGAGKKLRELLISNNSVEQIISFGANQVFHDKTTYTCLLILKKDKQEELNYLEVDSLKNWKTRKINDENFDSIKFDELEKNDWILVPGILKPAYNAIIKQSETLENLIGSDNIYNGIQTSANNIYIHSKTKEDKKYIYFSKDGIDWKIEKILTRPYYKTSSGDDNLNTYRPFSPNTFVIYPYLKTKEGIQFVEIDKLKSKYPNFFSFLNYYKSKLNNPKRDIKPTPETPNEWYRFGRHQSLDKCDVPAKIIVGVLAQGNKYAIDYFGALISSGGTAGYCMITLPDDFHYSIYYIQALLNSKYLEWFSALIGEVFRGGYIARGTKVLKKLPIRIIDFGNKKEKAIHDKIASIQKELIDIQGQIDKSKGKNRKLIPLQRQFDSRKNELDQTLNTLFNLGESDSLIPLISKLYATN; this comes from the coding sequence AAGTTCTATTAGAAGAAGGCTTAAAAGCGGACGCAACTGCAAACACAAAAAAGCCTGATTACACTTTTAGACTATTTTCTGAACGAAAATTCTTTCTGGAAGCAAAAAAGCCAAATGTAAAAATTGAAAAAGACAACGATCCTGCTAAGCAGGTTCGCAGATATGGATTTACAGCAAAACTGAAAATATCGGTTTTGTCAAATTTTGAATATTTAGCAATATACGAATGTTCTAAAAAAGTTGAAAAAGACGATTCTGTAAGCAAATCACGCATAAATATTTACCACTACACCGAATATGAATCTGCTTTTGAGGAGATTAAAAAGCAATTAAGCCATCAAGTGGTTTACAATGGAGAATTTGACGAAACTTGGAAAAGCATTGAAGAACAACTTAAATTGTCAAGTGTTGATAGCCTTTTCCTTACACAAATAAATGATTGGAGAATCATTCTTGGTAAAGAAATATATTCACACAAACTAGATGTTTCAATTGAGGAGTTAAATGATATTGTCCAGTCGTACATAAATAGCATCATATTTTTACGTGTTTGTGAAGATAGAAATTTAGAAACTTACAAAACACTTTTGAACTTTGCAGATAAAAATGACTTCAATTCATTAATTGAAAAGTTTAAAGAAGCCGACAAAAAGTATAATGCAGGACTTTTTAATTATACTTTGACAAAGGAAATTATATCAAATAACAGCTCTGCTTTTTGGACTATCATCGAACATCTGTATTTTCCTGAAAGTAGTTATTCTTTTTCTGTATTCTCATCTGACATTTTAGGAAATATTTATGAAATATTTCTTGGAGAGCAATTAACTATTGAAAATAGTAGGATATTATTAAAGAAGAAACCTGAAAATATAGACAGAGATATTGTAACAACTCCAATGTTTATTATTCAAGACATTTTGCGCCAAACAGTTGTGAAATATTGTGAAGGTAAAACTGATATAGAAATTTTAAATTCTTCTTTTGCGGATATTGCGTGTGGTTCTGGTGCGTTTTTATTGGAAACCTATCAATTATTACAAGATACTTTGGTGGATTACTATTTACAAAACGATACTAACAAGTTAATCCAAACATCAATTGAAACTTTCACACTTCCATTTGAAATTAATAAGGCAATTTTAGAAAATTGCATATATGGAATTGATAAAGATTACAATGCTGTTGAAGCTTGTAAATTCGGACTACTTCTTAAACTCCTTGAGAATGAAGACAATTCGACAATTTCAATACCTGCACTCCCAAGCCTTGAAAATATTCAATTTGGAAACAGTTTAATTGACAGTTCCATAACAACTAAAAAAAATCAAGACAAAATAAACCCTTTTGATTTTGGAAAAACAAAATTTGATGTAATTATTGGCAATCCGCCATATATGGCAACCGAACATATGAAGCAGTTTACACCTTTAGAATTGCCTTTATATAAAAAGCACTATTCGTCATCTTACAAGCAATTTGACAAGTACTTTTTATTCATTGAAAGAGGATTAGACTTGCTGAAACCAAAAGGTTATTTTGGATATATTGTTCCGAGCAAATTCACAAAAGTTGGAGCAGGAAAAAAGTTGAGAGAACTGCTTATTTCAAATAATTCTGTGGAACAAATAATCTCATTTGGAGCAAATCAGGTATTCCACGATAAAACAACTTACACCTGTTTATTGATTCTTAAAAAAGATAAACAAGAAGAATTGAACTATTTAGAAGTTGATTCTTTGAAAAATTGGAAAACAAGAAAAATCAATGATGAAAATTTTGATTCCATTAAATTTGACGAACTTGAAAAAAATGATTGGATTCTTGTTCCTGGTATTTTAAAACCAGCTTACAATGCTATAATTAAACAATCAGAAACTTTAGAAAACCTAATTGGTTCTGATAATATTTACAATGGCATTCAAACAAGTGCAAATAATATTTATATTCATTCCAAAACAAAAGAAGATAAAAAATACATTTATTTTTCAAAGGATGGAATTGATTGGAAAATAGAAAAAATATTAACAAGACCATACTACAAGACTTCAAGCGGAGATGATAATCTGAACACCTATCGCCCTTTTAGTCCGAATACTTTTGTTATTTACCCATATTTGAAAACAAAAGAAGGAATTCAATTTGTTGAAATAGATAAATTAAAATCTAAATACCCAAATTTTTTCTCTTTTCTAAACTATTACAAAAGCAAATTAAATAATCCAAAAAGAGACATCAAACCAACACCTGAAACACCTAACGAATGGTATCGTTTTGGAAGACATCAAAGCCTTGACAAATGTGATGTTCCAGCAAAAATTATTGTAGGTGTTTTGGCTCAGGGAAATAAATATGCAATTGATTATTTTGGAGCTTTAATTTCATCAGGAGGCACAGCAGGCTATTGTATGATTACATTGCCTGATGATTTTCACTACTCAATTTATTATATCCAAGCCCTCTTAAATTCAAAATACTTAGAATGGTTTTCAGCATTAATCGGAGAAGTATTTAGAGGTGGATACATTGCAAGAGGGACAAAAGTATTGAAGAAACTACCTATTAGAATTATTGATTTTGGAAACAAAAAAGAAAAAGCAATACATGATAAAATTGCTTCTATTCAGAAAGAACTAATTGATATTCAAGGTCAAATTGATAAGAGTAAAGGAAAAAACAGAAAATTAATTCCTCTTCAACGTCAATTTGATAGCCGAAAAAATGAATTAGACCAGACATTAAATACATTGTTTAACTTGGGAGAAAGCGACAGCCTTATTCCTTTAATTTCAAAATTATATGCAACTAATTAA